GAGAGTTCTGGTAACCTGAGAGAATCTGGAGAATTCACATTGCCTAAATTCCCGCccatttgtgtgtctgtatgtggacCAGTACTTTGAAACAGCCTGGATGTTTTTCCGCCCATTTAAACTGTTCTATAAACACTCGGCCTGGATCCAGGGTTATGACAGAGTACATTCTGTGATTGTTGTTCCTATTCAAATACATGCTGTTCTAGACCGTCCGGTATTGTTTCATACCTTTACCTGGATGCTCTTGGTGTCTTGTTGCTATTGTTGATTGCAATTGACTGTTGCCCGTGGTAACACCACCGTGAATTATTTTTAGtgttgtcagttttaatcgcgattaatccataaggtctgccaattgggtcaaagaaaagaactggaGGATAATAatctttttcctgacattgggactgatttatgaggattagattcttcattgcgattaatctcaactttaaaaaagttaattgttgacagctctccatgaattaatcacgattaattgtgatcaacgcgattaaaactgacagcactaattatTTTGTCACTCTTTATTTGCATCTgtgcttcacttcctgtgtcAGTCCTCATATGAAATATTGCTGAACGATTTATTGTCGTTATTTATTGTCACCTCAAAGGTGACCTACAAGATACAGGAAGTCCCGGTGAAAACGCTGAGGAGACGCTCccttacttctgaagtggctgaAGATTTTATAGAGATCTTACAGAACCCCTGCTCTGACTTTACCTGCACCTGTGATTTTATCGTTGACGagtttaacagtaaactgaagtccagcctGGACTCAGTAGCTCCACTTTTAACGAAAACAATCAAACGCCATcccaaacccccgtggaggaaaaatgatgaaatcaacaaattgaaaagaaactgcaggagtgctgaaagaaggtggaggaaatccaagttgactgtgcatcaccagattctacgtcaacaactcaaaatctacaataatgcagttaaacaggcccaGACAATAAAGCCAACCCCCGGtgcctcttctccaccttcaacatttcaACAGGCACTAATTtgaataaagcttttaaggtgCCGACAGatgctctctgtgaagactttgcagaccacttcagaactaaaatcatggacatcagatatagtcttttaccccaacaggttatatcagtgaacacagctgaactgttgtccatgcctgaggaaacactggacagttttgacctggttgatgcgaggactcttggtcgagttttctctCAAGTAAAATctacaacctgccttttagatcccatccccacaccactttttaaatcactttatggattcctcgaggaacagattttcaaaattatgaattgctctcttcagatgggtgtcttccccactgcctttaaaacagcggtggtgaagccccttctgaagaagagcaatttagacccaaATGTTCTTAACAATTACAGACCTGTATCCAACTTACCATCTTTAAGTAAGGTTTCAGAAAGACTGGTTTTCAACCAAgtcaattactttttaattatcaataacattttagaaagacatcagtctggttttagagtgaaccacagtaccgagacggtccttttaaagattttaaatgatatcaagGTGAATTTGGAAAATAAACAACTCACAGTGATGGTTCAACTGGACCTGTTTGCTGCTTTTGATAAAGTggaccatcacattttaattaataGACTGAgacacctggtgggcctctctggtcctgttcttaactggttcagttcttatcttaAAGTccaatgtttttatgtaagtacATGGATACAAGGATACATGCAAGTACAAGGATACATGTTCCTCAGGAActcatgaaattaggtgtggggttccccaaggttcaattttaggtcccatactttttaatctctgaatgcttccacttggggacgtcatcgggagacacggcatcagttttcatagttacgctgacaatactcagctgtacatcgccgtgtctcctgatgactcagggccaatagaaaccctttttaactgtatttcagacatcaagtcatggatggcagtgaatttcctgcagctcaaccaggacaagactgaggttttagttattgGTCCCGAAGGCCAGAGGGAGAGACTTTTACCAAAATTACAACATTTTatccagcacaatcagttaaaaacccaggcgtgatttttgactctgagctaaattttattccacacattaaaaacataactaagattggattttatcatcttaagaatatagccagagtccgcccgtttctctctcaggccagtacagaggtgcgaATGCATGctgtagattagattactgtaatgccttgctctctggtcttcccaaaaagaatatcTCAAACCTCCAATTATTACAAAACTCTGCCGCACACGTGCCGAcaaggaccagggggcgggcccactttagaccggttttacagtcactgcactggctccctgtccgcttcaggatcgattttaaagttattttattagtttttaaatgtcttaatacccttgcgccttcttatccagctgacctgtttttacgtatcgaccctcgcgggtcctgaggtcctctggcagtggctTATTGTGTGCTCCTAAAGCTAGAACCAAGACCCACGCcgaggcggcttttagccactactgaagatgctcagtgccaggCCATGTCTCCCCTTCTGAGTGAATTGAAATGGGAgagtgtctgtttgtgtgtgtgtatgtgcagctggctgtctgtgtctgtctctgtgtgtgcgtgtgtatgtgtgtatgtgcataaTAATCGATagtgctgtttttgttctttttttgtttttatgagtgCTTTtaactgttcagcactttgcgttgttttattaatatgaaaagtgctctacaaataaagtttgatttgatttgatttgattctaTGTGGGGCATGGATTATAACATaggatttaaaataaaagaggggtgtgaacatgtttaaaataGGCCATTATCAAAGCAAGAACCACAACTGAAGTATGCCTAAACATAAGGCACAAATGTTTAAATACTTCATTACACGTCCATTTTCGTATATATTGATATaaagtttaaaggtgctgtaggcaggattttgctagtcaatgctaatttttctgtgttttctttggattaaatgttagagtatccattgataatcctttagaagtgtagcataattgcactgcTGCGaaggtgcagcgtttccatctgtttctgttctgagctgaaaaggaatctcgacagctccaggcatctttgaccaatcagaagagcccctgaggctttaaccgtgattggtcgaggggcattcgtctcacgttcttgtgggaggggcttaacttgcataagggtgtgatgtcagagaaaacagaacaggattggctgtgctgggtttcaaatcgccatctttgatgggtcaaatcgccatcttgcttaggtaaacctaagcaagatggcggagatgctgaatcctgtctacagcacctttaactacACATATAGGCTACGTACACTGAGACTTTTTAATAGACATTTTAAATTGGCAAAGCATTCCAATTATACTTATACAACTATAAGTAAATTGAAAGTATACTGTTTAGTTTGGAATAAATActtgaaaaaaacttaaatacactttttttttgagatgCCATTGTAAAAAGAAACAACTAACATTGTCTTAGACATCTGTTCTTCACAATCTTCCATAAAAAGGATTTGAGCACagtgaaaacatacaaacttGCTTGGcatgaaatttgtttttcattaaatacCAGGACACACACTTTTAGGGCTTGGTGAGGATCATGTGCACGGTGATATTCCCTCCCTATTGTCCTCGGGTTTTAAAGACTGTCATAAAGGCGTCGTGCACACCAGTCTTTGTCTGTCAGTCAGGAGTCATGTTTCTCACGCTCTGTGCGCTTTTCATCCTGTCAGCGTGTCttcactgctgtggtgagtACACAACAAAGTTTAACCTGGGACGATTTAATCGTTTTACTTTACTAAAAGGTAATTTAATCTGcgattacagtttttcacaattgctaaaacactaaaccccattgcctgaaccaaactctcagtggcctgaactcatttttcgaatcaaacactcttttggcaataacttaaacactgttcaggtcctatgctcaattttcaaaaccgatctgctcttttttgcaaaaccttagacacattctcagtcactaaacacatttcacaacatttttgcaaaattgtaatcactggcagcaaaatgtgaacacaactccaacacagctgtcatcttttacacacaacaactcaaaactgaacacacatatttctgatgatgtgatcagaccaagtgtgcacaaagacaagatgctggagactgaatctccaggaccgtgaccatgcaggagtctgcttttgttttgtttgttttatatttattttttgttatgacggtcaatttagatatcactttgactgagatggggttttttttctaaatgcatttcaaatacgtaaaataaaaattttctgtgcactacacactctgaaaactgctgggttactgtaaaaataacccacattgagtggaattgctgacccagcgctgggcccaaaagggaccgagccaatgctgggttatttctacccagctgtttgggctgaagatttgaccctgatgctgggtcaggatttatcagcgggtctgggaaggttactttacagtaaaaatgtaaaccctcagaattcagaaacacgtgccctctgccatgcaaggctgtcaaaccctccactggaagccagctggggttcagtgcagttcattgacatgtagaggaaaagatttgaactatcAACCTTACAACTGCcagacaaccactctaccaactgagccacagccacacatgagtaTAACTAGGGGGatgtcatatgtcttttccttcttagccattgcaataatcttctgtgagaacacaggactccagttttctgttgtgtttgttgccagaagtctccagatgcaagaaggagaaggagttgcaggagtgttcaaaatggtgattttgttcaaatcatcaactcactctgctgggtcgacacaattcatctaatttggggtaaaagtgacccaatctgcacaaaatctagggctacccaggaaatgggttgggaaaataacccagcaggacccaagtgtggactgcttgctgtgtcctcagttatttcatgtagtgtctaatgaacgatctgaggtgaacatgtttttacctgctgtgtgtgagatctgaacgcatagtgtggtttcgatcacaagagaactggttttgaggcgataattcgattttgacagaaatgtctgtggtttttgtgaatgcagtgtggatttttggatttgtgtttaaggttttgagaaaatgggtggaggtttcaagaaatgtgttttagcaattgtgaaaaactgtaacaaaaaaaaaatcttatcacTCCTTCAATGATTTGTGAAAGCAATAAAGATActtggatacacacacacacacacacacacacacacacacacacacacacatatatatatatatatatatatatatatatatatatatatatatatatatatatatatatatatatatatatatataaacgaTTGTTATTATTAGCATAAACTGAGCATAAAATATGTTATGGACTGTGGTGCAGTTGGCTGTGTAAAGTTCTGCGCGTTCTCTCCATGCAAGTGTTCcatcatttgattttattaaaaaaaaaccccaatcaTCCTCCAGGGCTCCTGAACTTACCATTGCTCCTGGAGGACAaggaaaatagaaacaaaaaaaaacataacacacGGTAAAATATCTCTGTTTGCACGATTTAGACACGATTTAAAAATTAATAATGTAACAGTACTGACGAGGTTGTATTGAAATAATCTATGAAATATTCAATAACAACATATTTTTTCTACAACAAAATATGTTGTCACAACAAAATTCATGCAATACAGTGAATGGACAAGTTcattaaagttgttataaaagtGAAATAAGAAAATATATGACACTTGGCTTTATAGATCTATTGATCTATACACATAgttttggctgttttctgcatttctgtcatTGACAATGACATGGAAAAGGCCAAACGTCATTGGATGAATAGAATGTCATCGATATCTAATTACAAAATGAAGCTAAAAGGGATTAATAGTATTGCAGTAAATCACAGTTTGCCAAATGTTCTTATTCTGTATATTAccaaatttcttttttgttgttgtcagaaataaaagtaaaatttgacggtttttgaagatttttcagaaaagttacatgAGAAAACTAAGCAGCTTTTATTCTCAGAGTAAATGAGTTAATAGATTGCTTATAAATATGAATTTGCCTACTATTCCAAAgtaaaattaattaaaagatCAACTCTTGCACAtagatgaaaaaagaagaaaacaaaatcaaattcACATAGTTTTCAAAGtcagaaaaatgtttctgtcgCATCTCATAGACAGATTGAAAAGGCATCCAGTTTTTTACTTGGCAGGCTGAACTTATCTGTCAATACATTAAAAAAGGGCATGAAAAACAAGcaattttaactgtttttattgcTATTGTGTTTAATATTCAAAGACAAAAATCTTGTCTAATGATCACCTCCAGTCAGTCTGTTATGTTGATGTTGCTGAGACCCATGTCACTGAGAGTTGCATTGTTGAAAGCCCTTTCACACAGCAGagatgtgtctgtgtgcataACTGACAACATtaacctcacaaacacacatatagCCAAAACATGTCAAGATCTTGTGGGGAAACATATCTTCTTTTCTGTGGAGTGCAACAAGccctctttcttttctgacCATTGATGGTGCCTGTGCTTAGTGATTTTGATgccacattttcaacattttgcccTTTGGTATCAGTGTTACACAGTTGGAAATAAGGGGCCAACTTATCCTCCgtgaaacatatttatttttcaaacaggCTGCAAAACTatacaaaacaggaaaaatgcatTAATAGGAGCACACTCGTCCTTGGTCGATGACACTGCGGCATCAGACTGGCTTCTTCTATGCCAGCTACAGATGCACAAGATACCgagtgccccctgctggccaaacCTGTACAGTATTACCTTAGGAGGCCTGAGTACACATTAACAGTGGTccagaaacagaaaagtgaCCTTAACTATGAAATAAAATGGGGGGCAActattttcatgaaataaacTATATCATAGTGCCACATCAGCATGTCAGAAACTATTTGTCCTCATTATAAGAAGAACTGAAATGTTCACGGGACGTGGGTGGAGTTGTGCAGATTTACACGGTACTTACATTGCAGAAGCCTCTTGACGTCCTCATAGCTCCAAGCCATACTGTTGACCTCACTTTTGCAGACCCGTATACAGTATGTCACCCTGCTCTTTCCTGTGTGCATGCAGATGCTCAGCTGCGTCTTGCATCCTACTATGGAGACCACATGGTGCTGCAGAAGTCTCCAGCTCGAGCTGTGCTGTGGGGATACGGCCCTGAGGGCGCACACGTCACCGTCTCCCTGTCAGGACCTACACAGCAGAGGACCTCACCAGTCACCGTGACAGAAGGTAAATACGGCCACTCATTCACAAATCCTGACATCTGCATGGAAACAGGAGCCAAACCAATGAATCCTGACAGCAGCGCAGAGAGTCCTTTTATTTTAGAGGTTTTGTTATGTTTACTGCTGTCAGGGCAgatacagaaaacacatttctttctaTCATTGTAACAGATGTAACCTTGCTATGATGTCCAACTTGCATTTGGGTGACAgctttcattcattccttcTCTACAGGCATCTGGCGAGTCACCCTCGACCCTGTTGAACCTGGTGGTCCCTACATGGTGGATGTGTCTTCAGAGACCAGCACTGTCAATATGACAGATGTGCTGTTTGGAGACATTTGGGTGTGTGGAGGACAGAGTAACATGCAGTTCCAAACATCTCAGGTATGAATAATCTCTGAAAGCATTCTGGTGTCTGTATGGCTCTATTTCCAGCTACGAACTTATTCCGAATTAAATTTCCATgatttaatgtgtgtgtatgcgaaAACATGGATGAGTAGACAGTTTAGTGTGACAAAATTGGATTTGAGGATATTATTAGTGTTGCAAAGATGAATTACAACACCTCAGTGCAAGGTCCTATGTCAAAATTGAAGACTTCATGTGTGCTTTATAGTTGAATTAcaatgacagacagacagagaactAGCATACTTTTGTCACAAAAGTGTTAACTGGCATGCTTGATGACACAAAAGTTTTGTGTCATCAAGCATGCCAGATAACAGCGCTTCAAATAGTTTGTGTTCATGCCCTCAAATGTAAGCAGCAATGTCaaatttctttcctttttttttttgtttcaaagatATTCAGCAGACTTATGAAAGAAACAGTCATGTGTTTATCAGTAATGTAACAGTGACAGGTTTTACTGGTTTACCAGTGCTGCCAACTTTGGACTCGGCACACACCCTCACAGAGTATTTATGTCATTTGGGTCATGATCTGGAGCGCGAGTTTATCATGCAAGAAGAATGTATTGTGAAGCAAATgttttatatatgtgtgtgtgtgtgtgtgtgtgtgtgtgtgtgtgtgtgtgtgtgtgtgtgtgtgtgtgtgtgtgtgtataagttGACAAACTAGCCAGTAAAATACAAAGAAACCCCCcttaaaactttatttgttaTCTCACTGTCTGATAGGTTTTTAATGCATCGTCAGAGCTGGCTCTTGCGCCCAAGTATCCTCATGTGAGGCCTTTCCAGGCAGCTACGAAAGTCAGTGAGACTGAACTGCTTGATCTGATTCAAGTGCAGATTCCCTGGTCCGTGCCCACAGCTGGTAAGACAAGGATCTTTTTGTTCTGAAGAACTTGTTTACACCTTGTttacctgactctgaggtcacaatacgtccAGCTTGGGGGAtgtgtatctgggaccctgatgagcaacactggtgcaccgcaggggactgtactatctccctttctcttcacactgtacactgctgactttgctcacagatctgctgcgtgtcatgtgcagaagtattcagatgacactgcaattgtggcatgtgtgaagggtagggatgaaaaagagtacagggagctcatcgtgggattcaccacctggagcagggacaatggtctcaTTCTAAACACCACTAAtacgaaggagatgatcattgactttggcaggaagccctctcatcaacctgtcatcatcgacggagagagtattgaggttgttcacacctataaatacttgggtgtgcaccttgaccacaaactggactggtcggagcaggctcgggccctgtataagaaaggacagagcaggctgtttatCCTGAGGAGATTTAAgtcctttgacgtgtgtggtgacatgctgtacattttctaccagtctgttgttgcaagtgctgttttctttggggttgtctgttggggtggcagcatgacaaaaagagacagcaatcggctggacagactgatcaggaggtgtgtgaccgtgatggggaggaaggtggactctgttggagcagtcttggagaggaggacgggggctctaatgcagagtatcttgaggaactccaaacgtccactgcacgacacagttgcagctcaaaaaagtgagcggagtaacaggctcctgtcattgcgctgcagaactgagcgcttcaagaggtcgttcatcccctcagcaatcaggctgtataacagatgtgcctgagcaaAACTAAGTACActacgagcacttttatttattgcactgttgttatttattatttgcatgtgaatgatttgtgtgctgctggacacctgaatttctcccttgggagattaataaagtttttatctatctatctatctatctatctatctatctatctatctatctatctatctatctatctatctacctgAGTTTTGTCTTGTATGTATGGAACTGCAACCAACAGAAACCTGTTTAGACTGCATCTGTACCTAAACCAAAGCCACACTGTTAACTCTCCGGCTGCTTGATTGACAGGTGTTATGTCTGAGTTTTCTGCTGTGTGTTGGCTCTTCGGACGTTACCTATACGATGTCTTGAAGTACCCCATCGGACTGGTGGAGTCCTGTTGGGGAGGCACACCAGTGGAAGCCTGGTCGTCTTCAAGGGCCCTTCAGCAGTGCGACTTAGCGAGAGTGAATAGCAAGTAAGGACAAAGGACGACATGAGAGTCAAACGGTGTAAAAGTGTCCGTAGCGTAAAATAACCTCCACACTAACCACGCTGTCGCTGCTTCCTGCATCTTAATTTTTCACAGTCCAAGAAACGATTCTATTTTGTGGAACTCAATGATCCATCCACTGCTCAATATGACCATCTATGGAGCCATCTGGTACCAAGGTGAGCCCACTCACAGGTAACACTGGTTTGTGGGGTCAGTTATGAACagataatcaatcaatcaaactttatttgtagagcacttttcatattcatgataaaaacaatgcaaagtgctaaacagtaaaatcagtaataaaaagcacaaacgaaaaccgcaccatcaatcaGGGTAAATCAGGATAAGTGTGTAACTGACAGCTGTGTGTAATCATAGGGGAGGCAAATACAGGTTACCATCCCAACAAGTACAACTGTTCCTTCCCTGCTATGATCGATGACTGGAGGATGGCATTTCACCAGGGCTCGTGTGGGCAGACGGATCCAGACTTCCCCTTTGGCTTTGTCCAGGTATGATCGACAGTATTCTCTTGACTGAGGTCAATTCTCCCATTTGATGTGTTGCTCAAGTcctaaatatatatttttttcttttcttgtgcaGCTTTCAACCTACACAAAAAACTCCACTTCTGAGAAATATCCAAACCTCCGCTGGCATCAGACAGCAGACACTGGCTTTGTACCGAACTCAAGAATGAAGAAAACCTTCATGGCTGTGGCTTTAGATTTACCGGATGAATCATCACCTTATGGAACGTAAGGATCTGTTTCATTCGTGTTCATAGCAGGTGAAAAGCATTTAAGTTCCTTCATGTGAGTCACATGATACACCTGAGTTATTCACATCTGGGCTGTGCCGTGGCCAGTGAGTGACCtccagggtttcccccagaaaacttgctaagcctggtggttggactgctggagaagcccaccgtgtttatgaaaaaaacccatcaaaagTTGAaagaaattttgaaattatgactactttgtcagcatttattagcattacttaaatgcagagtcttacaGAAAGTGACgatcttaaaataaagttttaacaaacacaaaaaattcaattaaaataaatatcaaatgttTTCACCGAAGTTAAATCCTAGTGAATCTTAAATCAAGccattgctgttcacatttaaaggtaaaataaattaacaaaaataaaaaagttcaaacaagatcaaggtgtaaaaacagggcactcagaggctgaagaggtatctgctggactgtgtgacctcgtctacttttttaatgaaaaactaaagaaaaattacTGAAAAATTATTAGACTGGTTacagttattaatattattatggCCAGAGGAGGCATTGTGATCATTCAGCATTTTTTAATGGGTTCCAATCAGACTtggtctctttttgaaaccaacatcatccgCCCCTGttggaatttccctggaattacagcttttctgcacttcccCATTGGCTTCATTTTTCTCCAGTGCAGGTTGGCACCTGGGTTGTCACTGATACGCAGCCAAAACACAGTGCAACCGTGGCAACGCTTTGACATCCACAGACTTTTTCTGTGTACCGAAAACAGAGACAACCAAAACAAGGAAACAACTGACTGCTGTGCATGCAATGATGTGGCCTGCATTATTATTGAGTTACTTATGTCTTCTTTTAGTTTTACGGAACAGTTGTTTCACGGTCCCGTCACAGTCCTGGCCGTCTTCCAATCAGAAAGTTGATTGTACAGTTTTGATCTCTGCTTGTTGAAGCAGAGATGATTGATTCATAAAAAGGAACTGAAAATAGTTTGGTCAGCAGAAATACCAGACATGCTCGTTTGGACTTGAAGATGAACCAGTCACATGCAGTGTGGTTTTCACTTTCAGGATCCATCCTCGAGACAAACAGGATGTCGCCTACAGGCTGACGCTGGGGGCCAGGGCAGTGGCCTATAATCAAACAGGCGTGCCCTTCCTCGGTCCGTTCCCCAAAGAAATCCTGCGTCTTCCAAATTCCATCGTAGTTCATTATGATCAAGCAATCTCTGTCACTTCCTCCAAAGACATCTATGAGGTAAGGCTGTTATTTATGTCTGTGATGAACTTACAGGTACATAAGTGTTTCTGTGAATTTTCCAGGCACATGAATGAAAAGCAGGCTGTTAATATTTCAAAGAGATTTATTCCTTCACCTCTTTCCTTGTTATGTCTTCCAAGATCTGCTGTTCGAAGACTGCATGTGGCCTTAATTCCCTCTGGGTTCCAGCTCCCATCCTCAGCTGGGATTCAGCCTCTGTCCGGATATCCACCGCTTCGTGTAAAGGCTCTTCCGTTGCTGGTCTTCGATATGCATGGAAGGACTGGCCCTGTGATTTTAAAGCCTGCCCAGTTTACAGCGCCAACAAGGTTTTACCTGCTCCTCCCTTCATTTCCAATTAGCGCCCGATGAAAGGGAGCGGGAGGAGGCCCTGAggaagacctaggacatgcTGAGAGattgtctctcggctggcctgggaacgccttgggatccacctggaagagctggaggaagtgtctggggatgAGGAAGtatgggcatctctgcttagactgctgctgACGTGACCCGGTCCCAGATAAGCacttgaagatggatggatggatccaaTGAAAGGGAACAATTATTGAAGACCGAGACAATAGcatgaaaacactttttgatcagTCTGAATTTCTTGCTTGTGATTGTAAAACAGCACCTAAGTCATGTTGATATTGCACTAATTTGATGACTGTATATGTTTGTGAtaagctttttttgtgtgtctggctgatGAGTCTGTTAAGTAAAGAATAAAGTATATGATCTTTGGTCGTAACT
The sequence above is a segment of the Salarias fasciatus chromosome 14, fSalaFa1.1, whole genome shotgun sequence genome. Coding sequences within it:
- the LOC115400366 gene encoding sialate O-acetylesterase-like — encoded protein: MFLTLCALFILSACLHCCDAQLRLASYYGDHMVLQKSPARAVLWGYGPEGAHVTVSLSGPTQQRTSPVTVTEGIWRVTLDPVEPGGPYMVDVSSETSTVNMTDVLFGDIWVCGGQSNMQFQTSQVFNASSELALAPKYPHVRPFQAATKVSETELLDLIQVQIPWSVPTAGVMSEFSAVCWLFGRYLYDVLKYPIGLVESCWGGTPVEAWSSSRALQQCDLARVNSNPRNDSILWNSMIHPLLNMTIYGAIWYQGEANTGYHPNKYNCSFPAMIDDWRMAFHQGSCGQTDPDFPFGFVQLSTYTKNSTSEKYPNLRWHQTADTGFVPNSRMKKTFMAVALDLPDESSPYGTIHPRDKQDVAYRLTLGARAVAYNQTGVPFLGPFPKEILRLPNSIVVHYDQAISVTSSKDIYEICCSKTACGLNSLWVPAPILSWDSASVRISTASCKGSSVAGLRYAWKDWPCDFKACPVYSANKVLPAPPFISN